One Aethina tumida isolate Nest 87 chromosome 5, icAetTumi1.1, whole genome shotgun sequence genomic window carries:
- the LOC109601948 gene encoding dorsal-ventral patterning protein Sog isoform X3: protein MKCECVAISRKKRIVARVKCRNIKNECPEVNCDNPVQKPGQCCKMCPEDFKNGTLQQEPSLEIVPQNPNDEEEKSSRHFSALLTHRSSLVTNNEPLSLEVNNIKNIVATGRFSFIKKNLHFSFYISEKAARPRLLQFVDASGNILEEFSLSRPGGSVNSVYQNATRKVCGVWKRVPRDYKRDIRHGKMWAVLVWGEKESLSGQILNFVALEHEIYSSLLEPAPGSNRNLMLGSGGTAIIKFSTTTSPSSSIHLSVIFNGLFALNETSNVPIKVTLSHEDKDPILEEVLFVKKPSTEWNLINITSTISTQDLRQLTRGKLLLTVASLSNPEALRLSGNVIAKVSCELFQASISSSNATSNPHGVSGLAWLYLNNEGTLQYNIQLDNYQSLQSPYTVTLNHIMPKRRSTELEDLTPNEISGWINGTLEKLSPKLLEPLYNGKLAVDVAIPGGSVIQGRLVSKPVDDARDAPAPLLLKRENYALPSSATGFAWISIDRECHMHYDVTLNGIDNLSEQKFDLSLEMLPTLAPGAPVLPKYLDTFQGSQVDGAPLETLSNEETARLTNGVCILKVKNFTTKAVLLSTTLKHVQVPEECRSPNTDNDIPFNFYGEPSGMESQPGTCYHEGKFYDEEKQWTSSQNACTMCYCQNGRAKCDTMTCPEIKCNGKLVKEEGECCPICSDVLDSVNNKITKCSLNGKTYSPGAKFHPFLMPGGFETCTVCECLADVFEIKCVNVPGCCKNCQVININEQNDEFPLLRVPKIEGPDPQKILDEGGCKNTYHPNEPHRNNSTYHPYIDTLGEYKCVTCTCLNGNQKCKRETCNLETCNRRREKKRNHESLGQSEFCCSPKECRRIRHKKNRRN from the exons ATGGCACCTTGCAACAGGAACCGAGCCTAGAGATAGTACCGCAAAACCCCAATGACGAGGAAGAAAAGTCCAGCAGAC ATTTCTCCGCCCTTCTAACCCACCGTTCATCACTGGTGACCAACAACGAGCCCTTGTCCCTGGAAGTGAACAACATCAAAAACATCGTGGCAACAGGCAGATTCTCGTTCATAAAGAAGAACCTCCACTTCTCCTTTTACATCTCGGAAAAGGCGGCAAGACCGCGTCTCCTTCAATTCGTGGACGCATCCGGTAACATCTTGGAGGAGTTCAGCCTGTCCAGACCGGGCGGTTCAGTCAACAGCGTCTATCAAAATGCCACCAGGAAAGTGTGCGGGGTCTGGAAACGTGTCCCCAGGGATTACAAACGTGACATCCGTCACGGCAAAATGTGGGCCGTACTTGTGTGGGGAGAAAAGGAGTCGCTCAGcggacaaattttaaacttcgTCGCTTTGGAACACGAGATTTACAGTTCTTTGTTGGAGCCAGCGCCTGGTAGTAACAGAAACTTGATGCTTGGCTCTGGTGGTACTGCCATCATTAAGTTCTCCACCACCACTTCGCCGTCGTCTTCCATCCACTTGTCTGTAATTTTCAACGGTTTGTTTGCTTTGAATGAAACTTCCAATGTACCTATCAAGGTCACTCTCTCCCATGAAGACAAGGACCCCATTCTTGAAGAG GTTTTGTTCGTCAAGAAACCTTCCACTGAATGGAATTTAATCAACATCACGTCAACCATCTCCACTCAAGACTTGAGGCAGCTTACCAGAGGAAAACTACTGTTAACGGTAGCTTCTTTGTCTAATCCTGAGGCTTTGCGTCTTAGTGGCAACGTCATCGCTAAAGTATCATGTGAATTGTTCCAAGCTTCAATTTCATCATCCAATGCCACATCCAATCCTCATGGTGTTTCCGGTTTGGCTTGGTTATACCTCAACAACGAAGGTACTTTGCAGTACAACATTCAACTCGACAATTACCAATCGCTTCAGTCGCCTTACACGGTCACATTAAACCACATCATGCCAAAACGCAGGAGCACTGAACTCGAGGACTTGACCCCTAACGAAATTAGCGGATGGATTAATGGCACTTTAGAAAAACTGAGCCCCAAATTGTTGGAGCCTTTGTACAATGGAAAACTGGCTGTGGACGTTGCAATTCCAGGCGGCAGTGTCATACAAGGAAGACTTGTATCCAAACCTGTGGATGATGCCAGAGATGCACCAGCACCACTTCTGTTGAAACGTGAAAACTACGCCCTGCCCAGCTCTGCGACTGGTTTTGCTTGGATTTCAATCGATCGTGAATGCCATATGCACTACGATGTCACCTTGAATGGTATCGACAACCTCAGTGAACAGAAATTCGATTTGTCCTTGGAGATGCTGCCCACTCTTGCACCTGGAGCGCCAGTTTTGCCTAAATATTTGGACACCTTCCAAGGGTCACAAGTAGATGGAGCCCCGCTGGAGACTCTGTCAAACGAAGAAACCGCTAGGCTGACCAATGGTGTGTGCATTCTTAAAGTAAAGAACTTCACTACCAAAGCCGTTTTGTTAAGTACCACGCTTAAGCACGTTCAAGTGCCAGAAGAATGTCGATCACCGAACACCGACAACGACATTCCGTTTAACTTTTACGGTGAGCCATCAGGTATGGAGTCCCAGCCTGGAACTTGCTATCACGAAGGCAAATTTTACGACGAAGAAAAACAATGGACCTCGTCCCAGAACGCATGCACAATGTGCTATTGCCAAAACGGTCGCGCCAAATGTGACACCATGACTTGTCCGGAAATCAAATGCAACGGCAAACTAGTCAAGGAAGAAGGTGAATGTTGTCCGATTTGTTCTGATGTCTTAGATTCGGTAAACAATAAGATCACCAAGTGCAGCCTGAACGGCAAAACTTATTCACCGGGAGCCAAATTCCATCCATTCTTGATGCCGGGCGGCTTTGAGACTTGCACGGTGTGCGAGTGCCTGGCAGATgtatttgaaatcaaatgcGTGAACGTGCCCGGATGTTGCAAAAACTGCCAAGTAATCAACATAAATGAGCAAAACGATGAGTTTCCGCTGCTCAGAGTGCCGAAAATCGAAGGACCCGACCCGCAGAAAATTTTGGACGAAGGCGGATGCAAGAACACATATCATCCCAATGAGCCGCACAGGAACAACTCCACGTACCATCCCTACATCGACACCCTTGGAGAATACAAATGCGTTACCTGTACATGCCtt AATGGTAACCAGAAGTGTAAAAGGGAGACGTGCAACCTGGAGACGTGTAACAGGCGACGAGAGAAGAAACGAAATCACGAATCGTTGGGACAGTCTGAGTTCTGTTGCTCTCCGAAAGAATGCAGGAGGATCCGGCATAAAAAGAATCGACGTAACTGA